A DNA window from Calliphora vicina chromosome 1, idCalVici1.1, whole genome shotgun sequence contains the following coding sequences:
- the LOC135949041 gene encoding uncharacterized protein LOC135949041: MYLMLGTRPDLAYSVGYLSRTLDNPSKEDIVRVKRVLRYIAGTKEYGITYTADNNLKFECYSDADFGGCLKTGRSTSGIVIKYAGAVISWISQRQPIVATSTTEAEIVAATEATKEMVKKAIFRVNWIQRCSCIASGQ; the protein is encoded by the coding sequence ATGTATTTAATGCTTGGTACTAGACCAGATCTTGCATACAGTGTTGGTTATTTGTCTAGAACTTTAGATAATCCCTCAAAAGAAGATATCGTCAGAGTAAAAAGAGTATTAAGATATATTGCTGGTACAAAAGAATATGGAATTACTTATACTGCTGACAATAACTTAAAGTTCGAATGCTACAGTGATGCTGACTTTGGAGGCTGCTTAAAGACTGGTAGATCGACATCAGGAATAGTAATAAAATACGCTGGTGCGGTAATTTCATGGATAAGTCAAAGACAGCCGATAGTAGCAACTTCTACAACAGAAGCTGAAATTGTTGCTGCTACTGAAGCTACCAAAGAAATGGTTAAAAAGGCTATATTCCGAGTTAATTGGATACAAAGATGTTCCTGTATTGCAAGTGGACAATAA